The Streptomyces sp. NBC_00597 DNA segment GGCGCCGGCGGCCGGGGCGGCCTCGACCGGAGCCGAGTTCGGCTTGACGGTGATGACCGGAGTGCCCTTGGAGACACGGGACTTGGTGGTGAAGGACGCGGCGAACGCGGCCTGCGTCGCGACCGGACCCTCGTCACCCACCTCCAGGTCGACGGCGTCGGTGATGATGCCGGAGCCGATGCGGACCGCCAGGCGGGCGGCGATCTCCTTGCCCTCGGCAGAGGACGGGACGAGCACGGCGGCCGGGGAAACGGCCTCGTACGCGGCCTGGAGCGCGTCCACCTTCGGCACGACGAGGTAGTCGGCGAACTCGGGGGCGTCGGCGGTGAGGACCTTGACGGCACCGTGCTCGGCGAGCACGGCGGCGGTGGCCTCGGCACCGGCGCCGAGGGCGACGGCGACGGGCTCGCCGATGCGGCGGGCCAGCGTCAGCAGCTCAAGGGTGGGCTTGCGGACGGCGCCGTCCACGTGGTCGACGTAGACGAGAACTTCAGCCATGGGACTGCTCTCCTGCGATTGCGAAGTATCTGGGGGCTAACAGGGGTGACCGAAGTCCTTAGATGAACTTCTGGCCGGCCAGGAACTCGGCCAGCTGCTTGCCGCCCTCGCCCTCGTCCTTGACGATCGTGCCGGCGGTGCGGGCCGGGCGCTGCGCCGCGGAGTCGACCGCGGTCCAGGAGCCTTCGAGGCCGACCTCGTCGGACTCGATCTCCAGCTCCTCCAGGTCCCAGGACTCCACCGGCTTCTTCTTGGCGGCCATGATGCCCTTGAAGGAGGGATAGCGGGCCTCGCCCGACTGGTCCGTCACGGAGACGAGCGCCGGGAGGGAAGCCTCCAGCTGCTCGCTCGCGGAGTCGCCGTCGC contains these protein-coding regions:
- a CDS encoding electron transfer flavoprotein subunit alpha/FixB family protein; the encoded protein is MAEVLVYVDHVDGAVRKPTLELLTLARRIGEPVAVALGAGAEATAAVLAEHGAVKVLTADAPEFADYLVVPKVDALQAAYEAVSPAAVLVPSSAEGKEIAARLAVRIGSGIITDAVDLEVGDEGPVATQAAFAASFTTKSRVSKGTPVITVKPNSAPVEAAPAAGAVEALAVTFGALATGTKVVSRTPRESTGRPELTEAAIVVSGGRGVNGAENFHIIEALADSLGAAVGASRAAVDAGWYPHSNQVGQTGKSVSPQLYIASGISGAIQHRAGMQTSKTIVAINKDAEAPIFDLVDYGVVGDLFAVVPQLTEEIQARKG